Proteins from a single region of Verrucosispora sp. NA02020:
- a CDS encoding alpha-glucuronidase, with protein MRRICPERDTGSDPTDVHPAWLPPAAFRAVGSRHTLVHGDGLLVDTVWHEVRTACATHGGTVRRSADGPPAHLVLTLTDHHASTVDGDGTQGVLDAARADLDAAGGGPLGPEGYAVVRHGEVTVVLADAPAGLLHGLFHVVRLGESAFGAPHPARAYRPVMRRRMLNHWDNVDVHPVMGQVERGYAGGSILWRAGRAHPDRARVRAYARLLAACGINAVSVNNVNVHATEARLLTDRLDDVAEIAEDLRPYGIRVHLSVNFAAPVMVGGLPTADPLDETVRAWWAGTTARVYARIPDFGGYLVKADSEGQPGPFSYGRDHADGANLLAEALAPYGGVVHWRAFVYNHRQDWRDRSTDRARAAGDHFAPLDGRFRDNVIVQVKHGPLDFQTREPVSPVITAMPDTRLAVEFQVTQEYTGQQRHVCYLAPWWHEVLRFTPWGEDGPTVADVAADGGGLAAVSNVGDDPFWTGHPLAQANLYAYGRLAWDPRLRPEDVLDEWIDLTFDPAASADPELLRRTLHGVMDDSWRTYERYTAPLGVGFMVRPGRHYGPDVDGYEYTSWGTYHFADRDGVGVDRTRATGTGFTGQYPPPWSQVYESVEQCPDELLLFFHHVRYDHVLHSGSTVVQHIYDTHFAGVAEVAAMSDRWAALDGLVDPVVYARVDERLTEQRRSAQEWCDQINAYFHRKSGVPDTYGRPLF; from the coding sequence ATGCGACGGATTTGCCCGGAGCGCGACACCGGCTCCGACCCGACCGACGTCCACCCCGCCTGGCTGCCGCCGGCCGCGTTCCGCGCCGTCGGTTCCCGGCACACCCTCGTCCACGGTGACGGCCTGCTCGTCGACACCGTGTGGCACGAGGTCCGGACCGCCTGCGCCACCCACGGCGGCACGGTCCGCCGGTCCGCCGACGGCCCACCCGCCCACCTCGTCCTCACCCTGACCGACCACCATGCATCCACAGTGGACGGCGACGGGACGCAGGGCGTCCTCGACGCCGCGCGGGCCGACCTGGACGCCGCCGGTGGCGGTCCGCTCGGTCCCGAGGGATACGCGGTCGTCCGCCACGGCGAGGTCACGGTGGTGCTGGCCGACGCACCGGCGGGCCTGCTCCACGGGCTGTTCCACGTGGTCCGGCTCGGGGAGTCGGCGTTCGGCGCACCGCATCCGGCGCGGGCGTACCGGCCGGTGATGCGGCGACGGATGCTGAACCACTGGGACAACGTCGACGTGCATCCGGTGATGGGCCAGGTCGAACGCGGGTACGCCGGCGGGTCGATCCTCTGGCGTGCCGGCCGGGCACATCCGGACCGGGCGCGGGTGCGGGCGTACGCGCGGTTGCTGGCGGCGTGCGGGATCAACGCGGTGTCGGTGAACAACGTCAACGTGCACGCCACCGAGGCGCGGCTGCTCACCGACCGGCTCGACGACGTCGCCGAGATCGCCGAGGACCTGCGTCCGTACGGCATCCGGGTGCACCTGTCGGTGAACTTCGCCGCGCCGGTGATGGTCGGTGGGCTGCCCACCGCCGACCCGCTCGACGAGACGGTGCGTGCCTGGTGGGCCGGGACCACCGCCCGGGTCTACGCCCGCATCCCGGACTTCGGCGGATACCTCGTGAAGGCCGACTCGGAGGGACAGCCCGGCCCGTTCAGCTACGGCCGCGACCACGCCGACGGGGCGAACCTGCTGGCCGAGGCGCTGGCACCGTACGGGGGCGTGGTGCACTGGCGGGCCTTCGTCTACAACCACCGGCAGGACTGGCGGGACCGCTCCACCGACCGGGCCCGCGCCGCCGGTGACCACTTCGCCCCGCTCGACGGTCGCTTCCGGGACAACGTGATCGTGCAGGTCAAGCACGGTCCGCTGGACTTCCAGACCCGGGAGCCGGTGTCACCGGTGATCACGGCGATGCCGGACACCCGGTTGGCGGTGGAGTTCCAGGTGACCCAGGAGTACACCGGGCAGCAGCGGCACGTCTGCTATCTGGCGCCCTGGTGGCACGAGGTGCTGCGGTTCACGCCGTGGGGCGAGGACGGGCCGACGGTCGCCGACGTGGCCGCCGACGGGGGCGGGCTGGCCGCCGTCTCCAACGTGGGCGACGACCCGTTCTGGACCGGTCACCCACTGGCCCAGGCCAACCTGTACGCCTACGGCCGGCTCGCCTGGGACCCGCGTCTGCGCCCGGAGGACGTGCTCGACGAGTGGATCGACCTGACCTTCGATCCGGCGGCCAGCGCCGATCCCGAGCTGCTGCGGCGGACGCTGCACGGGGTCATGGACGACTCGTGGCGCACCTACGAGCGGTACACCGCCCCGCTGGGGGTGGGTTTCATGGTGCGCCCCGGGCGTCACTACGGCCCGGACGTCGACGGGTACGAGTACACGAGCTGGGGCACCTACCACTTCGCCGACCGGGACGGGGTGGGCGTGGACCGCACCCGGGCCACCGGCACCGGCTTCACCGGCCAGTACCCGCCACCCTGGTCGCAGGTGTACGAGTCGGTGGAGCAGTGCCCCGACGAGCTGCTGCTCTTCTTCCACCACGTGCGCTACGACCACGTGCTGCACAGCGGCAGCACCGTCGTACAGCACATCTATGACACGCACTTCGCCGGGGTGGCGGAGGTGGCGGCGATGAGCGACCGCTGGGCGGCGCTGGACGGGCTGGTCGACCCGGTCGTGTACGCCCGGGTGGACGAGCGCCTGACGGAGCAGCGGCGCAGCGCCCAGGAGTGGTGCGATCAGATCAACGCGTACTTCCATCGCAAGTCCGGAGTGCCGGACACGTACGGTCGTCCGCTGTTCTGA
- a CDS encoding energy-coupling factor ABC transporter ATP-binding protein, whose protein sequence is MSGDPPLLELRGVSFGYEAERPVLTGADLSVPAGRRMAVLGPNGGGKTTLFRLMVGSLAADAGTVLVGGVPLRRTRAGLLDVRQQVQLVLQDPDDQLFAATVFQDVSFGPVNLGLDDAQVRQRCTEALAALEIGDLADRPTHLLSYGQRKRVAIAGAVALRPRVLILDEPTAGLDPSGVEALLRTLDALHRAGTTLLLATHDVDLAYRWADERVLVAGGRIRQGVSGAELGGGDLLDGAALTPAWAPVVHRLLDRVPGLAGARPRTPGELARLLETPVGTARKVPEGP, encoded by the coding sequence GTGAGCGGCGATCCGCCGCTGTTGGAGCTGCGCGGGGTCAGTTTCGGGTACGAGGCGGAGCGTCCGGTACTGACCGGCGCCGACCTGTCGGTGCCGGCCGGGCGGCGGATGGCCGTGCTGGGGCCCAACGGCGGTGGCAAGACGACCCTGTTCCGGCTGATGGTCGGATCGCTGGCCGCCGACGCCGGCACGGTGCTGGTCGGCGGGGTGCCGCTGCGCCGGACCCGGGCGGGGCTGCTGGACGTCCGTCAGCAGGTGCAGCTGGTGCTCCAGGACCCCGACGACCAGTTGTTCGCCGCGACCGTCTTCCAGGACGTCTCGTTCGGGCCGGTCAACCTCGGTCTGGACGACGCGCAGGTGCGGCAGCGGTGTACCGAGGCGCTGGCCGCGTTGGAGATCGGCGACCTCGCCGACCGTCCCACCCACCTGCTCTCGTACGGCCAGCGTAAGCGGGTGGCGATCGCCGGGGCGGTGGCGTTGCGGCCCCGGGTGCTGATCCTGGACGAGCCGACCGCCGGACTCGACCCGTCGGGGGTGGAGGCGTTGCTGCGCACGCTCGACGCCCTGCACCGGGCCGGCACCACGCTGCTGCTCGCCACGCACGACGTGGACCTGGCGTACCGGTGGGCCGACGAACGGGTGCTGGTGGCGGGTGGCCGGATCCGGCAGGGGGTGTCCGGCGCCGAGTTGGGCGGCGGGGACCTGCTCGACGGTGCCGCGTTGACTCCGGCGTGGGCACCGGTGGTGCATCGGCTGCTGGACCGCGTGCCCGGCCTGGCCGGGGCCCGTCCGCGTACCCCGGGGGAGTTGGCGCGGCTCCTGGAGACTCCGGTCGGTACCGCCCGAAAGGTTCCGGAAGGACCTTGA
- the cbiQ gene encoding cobalt ECF transporter T component CbiQ, which produces MLALDVAAYASPWRRRHPVEKALLALGLLGCALLLPPWPGALVVGLTAAVALLGPAALPPRLLVRVARTPLLFILTGSVPMLVAVSGPTQVRWAPEGLATAATTAGRACAALLCLLLFAATTPLADVLPRLQRLGVPSAVTEVAALIYRMLFLLLESVHAVRQAQAARLGYRTWASTYRSLAGQAGAVFVRAFSLARRWEEGLALRGYTGSLAVRTEVRQPSAAFLVVTVLLLAAVVLATRMLVVLG; this is translated from the coding sequence GTGCTCGCGTTGGACGTGGCGGCGTACGCCAGCCCCTGGCGACGCCGCCACCCGGTGGAGAAGGCCCTGTTGGCTCTGGGGCTGTTGGGCTGCGCCCTGCTCCTGCCGCCGTGGCCGGGCGCCCTGGTGGTGGGCCTGACCGCAGCGGTGGCGTTGCTCGGGCCGGCGGCGCTGCCGCCGCGTCTGCTGGTGCGGGTGGCCCGGACGCCGTTGCTGTTCATCCTGACCGGCTCGGTGCCGATGCTGGTGGCGGTCTCCGGTCCGACGCAGGTCCGGTGGGCGCCGGAGGGGCTCGCGACGGCCGCCACGACCGCCGGTCGGGCCTGCGCCGCGCTGCTCTGCCTGTTGCTCTTCGCCGCCACCACGCCGCTGGCCGACGTGCTGCCCCGGCTCCAGCGTCTCGGGGTGCCCAGCGCGGTCACCGAGGTGGCCGCGCTGATCTATCGGATGCTGTTCCTGCTGCTGGAGAGTGTGCACGCGGTGCGGCAGGCCCAGGCGGCCCGGCTGGGTTACCGGACCTGGGCCAGCACCTACCGGTCGCTGGCCGGGCAGGCCGGCGCGGTCTTCGTCCGTGCGTTCTCGCTGGCCCGGCGCTGGGAGGAGGGGTTGGCGCTGCGCGGTTACACCGGCTCGTTGGCGGTACGCACCGAGGTCCGCCAGCCGTCGGCGGCGTTCCTGGTCGTCACCGTGCTGCTGCTGGCGGCGGTGGTGCTGGCCACCCGGATGCTGGTGGTGCTCGGGTGA
- a CDS encoding energy-coupling factor ABC transporter substrate-binding protein → MKSFGRTNLLLLLAVVALAVAPLVLGLGSGEEPFAGADALAEEAIVNDHPDYEPWFSSIYEPPSGEIESALFALQAALGAGFLGYYFGVARTRQRLRGEQSATGEKTTD, encoded by the coding sequence GTGAAGTCGTTCGGCCGGACCAACCTGTTGTTGCTGCTCGCCGTGGTGGCGTTGGCGGTGGCGCCGCTGGTGCTGGGGCTCGGCAGCGGCGAGGAGCCGTTCGCCGGTGCCGACGCCCTCGCCGAGGAGGCGATCGTCAACGACCATCCCGACTACGAGCCGTGGTTCAGTTCGATCTACGAACCGCCGTCGGGTGAGATCGAGTCGGCGTTGTTCGCGCTTCAGGCCGCCCTCGGTGCCGGGTTCCTCGGCTATTACTTCGGGGTGGCCCGGACCCGGCAGCGGCTGCGTGGCGAGCAGTCCGCGACCGGGGAGAAGACCACCGACTAG
- a CDS encoding energy-coupling factor ABC transporter permease, giving the protein MHIAEGYLPPVQAAAWFAVSTPFVIHGARNLVQQVRANPDAKLLLGAAGAFTFVLSALKIPSVTGSCSHPTGVGLGAILFRAPVMSVLGTIVLLFQALLLAHGGLSTLGANVFSMAIVGPWVAFGVYALIRRFGGGLGISVFFAAALADLATYCVTSAQLALAFPDPDSGFVGALAKFGSIFAVTQIPLAISEGLLTVLVVRLLVRVSPQELRRLGILRRPAPTTQGAVA; this is encoded by the coding sequence ATGCACATCGCTGAGGGCTACCTACCACCGGTGCAGGCGGCGGCATGGTTCGCGGTCTCGACACCGTTCGTCATCCACGGTGCGCGCAACCTGGTCCAGCAGGTCCGCGCGAACCCCGACGCGAAGCTGTTGCTCGGCGCGGCCGGGGCGTTCACCTTCGTCCTGTCGGCGCTGAAGATCCCTTCGGTGACCGGCTCCTGTTCCCATCCGACGGGTGTGGGTCTCGGCGCGATCCTGTTCCGGGCACCGGTGATGAGTGTGCTCGGCACGATCGTGTTGCTGTTCCAGGCGCTCCTCCTGGCGCACGGCGGGTTGAGCACGCTCGGCGCGAACGTCTTCTCGATGGCCATCGTCGGTCCCTGGGTGGCCTTCGGCGTGTACGCGCTGATCCGCCGGTTCGGTGGCGGCCTCGGCATCTCGGTGTTCTTCGCCGCTGCCCTGGCCGACCTGGCGACGTACTGCGTGACCAGCGCGCAGCTCGCGCTGGCCTTCCCGGACCCGGATTCGGGCTTCGTCGGCGCGCTGGCCAAGTTCGGGTCCATCTTCGCGGTCACCCAGATCCCGCTGGCGATCAGCGAGGGGCTGCTCACGGTCCTGGTGGTCCGGCTGCTGGTCCGGGTGAGCCCGCAGGAACTCCGCCGGCTCGGCATCCTGCGCCGTCCGGCCCCGACGACCCAGGGAGCGGTGGCGTGA
- a CDS encoding DUF2267 domain-containing protein → MDENEFIDSVAHRTGASTEQATAIARATLTTLAERIDGGEARDLADRLPEGLRAYTFAPSETAERFGLDVFVDRVGGRADVDPDLAEAGIRAVLDTIRGDVAPADHDDVIANLPAELWQVANPAPSYDAQRDRG, encoded by the coding sequence TTGGACGAGAACGAGTTCATCGACTCCGTGGCGCACCGCACCGGCGCGTCGACGGAGCAGGCGACCGCCATCGCGCGCGCCACCCTGACCACGCTCGCCGAGCGGATCGACGGCGGCGAGGCACGGGACCTGGCCGACCGACTCCCGGAAGGGCTGCGGGCGTACACGTTCGCGCCCAGCGAGACCGCCGAACGCTTCGGGCTCGACGTGTTCGTCGACCGCGTCGGCGGCCGTGCCGACGTCGATCCCGACCTGGCCGAGGCCGGCATCCGGGCGGTCCTGGACACCATTCGAGGTGACGTCGCCCCCGCCGACCACGACGACGTCATCGCGAACCTGCCGGCCGAACTGTGGCAGGTGGCCAACCCGGCGCCGTCGTACGACGCGCAGCGCGACCGCGGCTAG
- a CDS encoding roadblock/LC7 domain-containing protein, producing MTHALVTAENLNDALDDIVDRVPGAKFAVVLSPDGIMLGASRGIDEEIAEELSSVVCGLQALGLAAARLCGEGELHQVVVQMSRAFLFHATTGNGAILTVGIDGSAEVGDMAYEVALFCARAGHHLPVYVEPAPHLTGR from the coding sequence ATGACCCATGCCCTGGTCACCGCCGAGAACCTCAACGACGCGCTCGACGACATCGTGGATCGGGTGCCCGGCGCCAAGTTCGCGGTGGTGCTCTCCCCGGACGGCATCATGCTGGGGGCCTCGCGGGGCATCGACGAGGAGATCGCCGAGGAACTGTCCAGTGTGGTCTGTGGGCTCCAGGCGCTCGGTCTGGCCGCCGCCCGATTGTGCGGTGAGGGTGAGCTGCACCAGGTGGTGGTGCAGATGTCGCGGGCGTTCCTGTTCCACGCCACCACCGGCAACGGGGCGATCCTCACCGTCGGTATCGACGGCTCGGCGGAGGTGGGGGACATGGCGTACGAGGTCGCCCTCTTCTGTGCCAGGGCCGGGCACCACCTGCCGGTGTACGTGGAGCCGGCGCCCCACCTGACCGGGCGGTGA
- a CDS encoding RNA polymerase sigma factor: MIPPEVPLDDEELVTRAQAGDLEAYELLVARHTASAYRTAILLGAGADAEDMVQEAFVKGYRKLSRYRGDASFRSWLLAIVANETRNLHRSRDRRTGLVLRAARAAPYSEAAEDGAVDAALAGERRATLVQALRSLPERDREVIVCRYFLDLSEDETVAMLGWARGTVKSRTSRALVKLRGLLDVEELSRG, translated from the coding sequence GTGATCCCACCGGAGGTTCCCCTGGACGACGAGGAACTCGTCACCCGCGCGCAGGCAGGTGACCTGGAGGCGTACGAACTCCTGGTCGCCCGGCACACCGCGTCCGCGTACCGGACGGCGATCCTGCTCGGCGCGGGAGCTGACGCGGAGGACATGGTCCAGGAGGCGTTCGTGAAGGGCTACCGGAAACTGTCCCGCTATCGCGGCGACGCCTCGTTCCGATCGTGGCTGCTGGCGATCGTGGCGAACGAGACACGCAACCTGCACCGGTCACGCGACCGGCGTACCGGTCTGGTGCTGCGGGCCGCCCGGGCGGCACCGTACTCGGAGGCCGCCGAGGACGGGGCCGTCGACGCCGCCCTCGCCGGGGAACGGCGAGCCACCCTGGTCCAGGCTCTGCGGTCGTTGCCGGAGCGCGACCGCGAGGTGATCGTCTGCCGCTACTTCCTCGACCTGTCCGAGGACGAGACGGTCGCCATGCTCGGCTGGGCACGCGGCACGGTGAAGTCGCGGACGTCCCGCGCCCTGGTGAAGCTGCGTGGCCTGCTCGACGTCGAGGAGCTGAGCCGTGGCTGA